Proteins encoded by one window of Cannabis sativa cultivar Pink pepper isolate KNU-18-1 chromosome 4, ASM2916894v1, whole genome shotgun sequence:
- the LOC115698971 gene encoding uncharacterized protein LOC115698971 — translation MGSWESATSPLMIEVPSSTEGGSHSMLDSDEDIPNAQPLPQVTLVDSDDEGEVFDENVCKIDGEPRALEYAIMVHDYEGDKNEYVGRSLHFLRDNPRSSMTKGDILRMRHQYEIHSSIQMRLPTIAERPDWDSGDWVCMYEFPFRIGFRFPFPPFVQEVLDYYEVAPSQLMPNAWRLLLGIEVIVRVKGKRVDLVDFQSSYYLKQHDTDKGRFLFTLRANKKAWVTELVPSNKRGWRKKYCFVKGDLFGTSDYEVPTSWRTLSKGLTRCPRGGYWSEARVNDLLSIPSDQRAHNKLLVLDKSCVGNLWRGAQRQEDRYYKRMTFKVCGADDAVARGKTNLLGKRSKKTTSHVVKPRVPAKEHGTGSSQLTADGVVAASPLRGDNELSIEESMINLSISSNISAYSDPASIEGHVEALLHPRDEERLRGIGVAGRANYGVSTIYQAIQAVLYLRRDTISLDQKNRALNKEHSRLRKEVENLKLEGETTKSSYDKLKQDYSSLNTELERVRAKLKEEEAKYVALYQEVDDISLKTAIKTRGELMIQYKKGLHRGWDVDGAIALHEEYLALEQENEMDVDAHISVFGEGTDAHASVPGMGVNAHTSISSGSGIDDVIFSIAEDGTIAP, via the exons ATGGGATCTTGGGAAAGTGCGACTTCACCATTAATGATTGAGGTTCCTTCTTCTACAGAAGGAGGATCTCATTCAATGTTGgatagtgatgaagatattCCTAATGCTCAACCATTACCTCAAGTCACTTTGGTTGACAGTGATGATGAGGGGGAAGTTTTTGATGAGAATGTATGTAAGATTGATGGAGAGCCTCGAGCTCTTGAGTATGCGATAATGGTACATGATTATGAGGGTGACAAGAATGAGTATGTCGGGCGGTCCCTTCACTTTTTGAGGGACAACCCGAGGTCTAGTATGACTAAGGGTGATATCCTACGCATGCGACATCAATATGAGATTCATTCTTCTATACAAATGCGACTTCCAACTATCGCTGAGCGTCCCGATTGGGATAGTGGCGATTGGGTTTGTATGTATGAATTTCCTTTTAGGATTGGCTTTCGATTCCCTTTCCCTCCATTTGTACAAGAAGTATTGGACTATTATGAGGTAGCTCCTAGCCAACTTATGCCAAATGCTTGGAGGTTATTGTTGGGTATAGAAGTCATAGTTAGAGTGAAGGGTAAGAGGGTTGACCTTGTAGATTTTCAGTCAAGTTATTATCTTAAACAACACGATACAGATAAGGGTCGATTTCTATTCACTCTTAGAGCGAACAAAAAAGCTTGGGTAACGGAGCTGGTTCCGAGCAACAAGAGGGGTTGGAGGAAGAAATATTGTTTTGTCAAAGGTGACCTGTTTGGAACGAGTGATTATGAGGTTCCTACTTCATGGAGAACCTTAA GTAAGGGGCTCACTCGATGTCCTCGAGGGGGGTATTGGTCCGAAGCTCGAGTTAACGACTTGCTCTCTATTCCTTCCGATCAAAGAGCCCATAACAAGCTTCTTGTTTTGGATAAATCTTGTGTTGGAAATTTGTGGAGAGGTGCGCAACGTCAAGAAG ACCGTTATTATAAGAGGATGACTTTCAAGGTTTGTGGAGCGGATGATGCTGTCGCTAGGGGTAAGACTAATTTACTTGGAAAGAGGTCTAAGAAGACCACAAGTCATGTTGTGAAACCTCGAGTTCCTGCTAAGGAACATGGAACCGGTAGCTCTCAGTTGACAGCTGATGGTGTGGTTGCGGCTTCTCCACTAAGGGGTGACAACGAGTTGTCTATTGAGGAGAGTATGATCAACCTGTCCATCTCTTCCAACATTTCGGCCTACTCTGACCCTGCTTCTATCGAAGGTCATGTTGAGGCTCTTCTTCATCCGAGAGATGAAGAGCGTTTGAGGGGCATCGGAGTTGCTGGGCGAGCGAATTACGGTGTTTCTacgatttaccaa GCTATTCAAGCAGTCCTCTACTTAAGGCGTGACACAATTTCGCTTGATCAAAAGAACAGAGCTTTGAACAAGGAGCATTCTAGACTTAGAAAGGAAGTGGAGAACTTGAAACTGGAAGGAGAGACTACCAAATCATCATATGACAAGCTAAAACAGGATTATTCCTCGTTGAATACTGAGTTGGAGCGTGTGCGTGCCAAACTCAAGGAGGAGGAGGCTAAGTATGTCGCATTGTACCAGGAGGTTGATGATATTTCACTCAAGACTGCCATCAAGACAAGGGGGGAGTTGATGATACAGTATAAGAAAGGGCTCCATCGTGGATGGGACGTCGATGGTGCTATTGCACTTCATGAAGAATATTTGGCTCTTGAGCAAGAGAATGAAATGGATGTTGACGCTCATATCTCTGTGTTTGGTGAGGGCACCGATGCTCATGCCTCTGTCCCTGGTATGGGTGTCAACGCTCATACTTCTATTTCTAGTGGGAGTGGCATTGACGATGTGATATTCTCCATTGCTGAAGATGGTACCATTGCTCCATAG